A single region of the Salicibibacter cibi genome encodes:
- a CDS encoding ABC transporter ATP-binding protein: protein MTAKLLMEDLHVEYGTSDHATTILDSINFSIDAGEFVAITGPSGSGKSTLLSVAGTLLTPTNGHLLLDGQSLTRLNAKESANVRLHQIGFIFQSAHLIPYLNVVDQLLYIGKIAKTPKQQASKRADELLEMLGLTHRRRHYPVHLSGGERQRVAIARAWMNDPQLLLADEPTASLDASRGQEVVETLATQVRQQQKAAVMVTHDTRLFHFCDRVITLSDGKVDQVENGDDRSE from the coding sequence ATGACAGCAAAACTTTTAATGGAAGATTTACACGTTGAATATGGAACAAGCGACCATGCTACGACCATTTTAGACAGTATAAATTTTTCGATTGATGCCGGGGAATTCGTGGCCATTACCGGTCCATCAGGGTCGGGGAAAAGCACACTTTTATCGGTGGCGGGCACACTTCTCACGCCAACTAACGGCCATTTGCTTCTCGATGGCCAGTCGCTGACACGTCTAAATGCGAAAGAAAGCGCGAATGTACGCTTACATCAAATTGGGTTTATTTTTCAGTCCGCCCACTTGATCCCTTATCTAAACGTTGTGGATCAATTGCTCTATATCGGAAAAATTGCTAAAACCCCGAAACAACAAGCAAGTAAACGTGCCGACGAGCTATTGGAAATGCTTGGTCTTACCCACCGCCGTCGTCATTACCCCGTTCATTTATCGGGAGGGGAACGTCAACGGGTCGCCATCGCGCGTGCATGGATGAATGATCCGCAATTGCTACTTGCCGATGAGCCGACCGCAAGCCTGGATGCCTCCAGGGGGCAGGAAGTAGTGGAAACTTTGGCTACCCAAGTCAGACAGCAGCAAAAAGCAGCCGTTATGGTTACGCATGACACCCGTTTATTCCACTTTTGCGATCGTGTGATCACTCTTTCAGACGGGAAGGTGGACCAAGTTGAGAATGGGGATGATAGGTCAGAATAA
- a CDS encoding ABC transporter permease — protein MFLAIRELLYFKLRYMMVALIIFLLSFLVLFVSGLAQGLADDNASSIINMDEEAEYFVIDKEAELQLTRSLVTDEDQQTVDDTLEEAQILGIHQGTIQDETETITDVAKFYVDHDSALFPEVVEGQRPAEQGEVLADISIQEEGYSVGDEFQEDTTEEIFSISGFTNDQRYSHTPILYMTEDDWLDLSGGDELLASALVLPDTRDDVVSTLNNEMDDAEVVTIQDSLSGIPGYSEEQGSLWMMIIFLFIISAFVVAAFFYVITIQKLTQFGILKALGAKVSGLAGTILTQVGIVAIVSVGAGIGATFLAAALLPADMPFMLPINLVAILAGVFILVAVIGSLLSLYKVKKVDALEAIGGMEA, from the coding sequence ATGTTTTTAGCGATTAGAGAGCTGCTATATTTTAAACTCCGCTATATGATGGTCGCGTTGATCATTTTTCTCTTATCTTTCTTAGTATTATTTGTTTCCGGGCTTGCTCAAGGGCTTGCCGATGACAATGCGTCTTCGATTATAAATATGGATGAAGAAGCGGAATATTTCGTGATCGATAAAGAAGCAGAACTGCAACTAACACGCTCCTTGGTCACTGACGAAGATCAGCAAACGGTTGACGACACCTTGGAAGAAGCTCAAATCCTGGGTATCCATCAAGGAACCATTCAGGACGAAACAGAAACGATCACAGATGTGGCAAAATTTTACGTTGATCATGACTCCGCACTATTTCCGGAGGTTGTCGAAGGGCAAAGGCCAGCTGAGCAAGGGGAAGTACTGGCCGATATATCCATTCAAGAAGAAGGATATAGCGTTGGCGATGAATTTCAGGAAGATACGACGGAAGAGATTTTTTCGATCTCTGGATTCACAAACGATCAAAGATACAGCCACACCCCTATTCTGTACATGACCGAAGACGATTGGCTCGATTTAAGCGGCGGGGATGAATTGCTTGCCAGCGCGCTCGTTCTCCCGGACACCCGTGATGACGTCGTGAGTACGTTAAATAATGAAATGGATGACGCGGAAGTCGTTACCATCCAAGATTCCCTTTCCGGCATTCCCGGCTACAGCGAGGAACAAGGATCGTTGTGGATGATGATTATCTTTTTGTTTATCATTTCAGCGTTCGTCGTTGCTGCTTTTTTTTATGTCATTACCATCCAAAAGTTGACCCAGTTCGGAATCTTAAAAGCACTTGGTGCAAAGGTAAGCGGGTTGGCCGGCACGATTCTTACTCAGGTTGGGATCGTCGCCATTGTCAGTGTGGGCGCGGGCATCGGCGCTACTTTCCTTGCTGCGGCTCTATTGCCGGCAGACATGCCGTTTATGCTCCCAATTAATCTGGTCGCCATCCTTGCAGGTGTGTTTATTCTCGTTGCCGTCATCGGCTCTCTTCTTTCATTGTATAAAGTTAAAAAAGTTGATGCACTTGAAGCGATCGGAGGGATGGAAGCATGA
- a CDS encoding response regulator transcription factor yields the protein MISLLLADDDSHLREFVGGDLENEGYRVYPAEDGEVALSILEKNNIHLAIVDVMMPNVDGFTLCEDIRSLYDIPVLMLTARGELEDKSKGFAAGTDDYVTKPFERKELIFRIKALLRRFQFVNQETIAIGDVTIDRRSFEVTCNGKTMMLPMKEFDLLAQLASFPNQTFTREMLIEIIWGRDFTGDDRTVDVHVKRLRERFSEETDAFSIRTIRGVGYKMEVHR from the coding sequence ATGATTTCATTATTACTCGCGGATGATGACTCCCATCTACGGGAATTTGTTGGTGGCGATCTTGAAAATGAAGGCTATCGCGTCTATCCGGCTGAAGATGGCGAGGTTGCTTTATCGATCCTTGAAAAAAATAACATCCATTTGGCCATTGTTGACGTTATGATGCCGAATGTCGATGGTTTCACTTTATGTGAAGACATCCGCTCTTTGTATGATATTCCCGTATTAATGCTGACCGCGAGGGGAGAACTGGAAGACAAATCAAAAGGATTTGCGGCAGGAACGGATGATTATGTCACAAAGCCATTCGAGCGCAAGGAACTGATTTTTCGTATAAAAGCGTTGCTTCGCCGCTTTCAGTTTGTGAATCAGGAAACGATCGCGATCGGCGATGTGACGATTGATCGCAGAAGTTTTGAGGTTACGTGTAACGGAAAAACGATGATGTTGCCGATGAAAGAATTTGATCTCCTTGCTCAACTGGCGAGTTTTCCGAACCAAACGTTCACACGCGAAATGTTAATTGAAATCATTTGGGGCCGCGACTTCACGGGGGATGATCGTACCGTCGATGTTCACGTCAAACGATTGCGCGAACGATTTTCGGAAGAGACAGATGCTTTTTCAATCCGGACAATTCGCGGTGTCGGGTATAAAATGGAGGTTCACCGTTGA
- a CDS encoding sensor histidine kinase codes for MKSFYVRIFLITLSVMMISSLLAFLISNMYYQVSLKPENDAQISALAENIQQYAEHEADGAPSVYFSHVGDLGYQLVLFDENKNMSQFGSAFRDMALPEHEIENVLAGGQYHGVSEQPAGFFTTGFFNNELSNTIGVPVETTEGTGALFIRPDHQQQLGEFRIFLAVLLGLTVVLSFLFVALAARRIVKPVTSLTEATKKISDGFFDIELNVKRRDEIGQLAQHFTSMSKDLRQLEAMRQEFVSNVSHEIQSPLSTIRGITQTLQQSELEKEQKQKYLQIVEKESTRLSTLSKQLLTLSYLDNEEKIIDKHPVDIQQQLKDIMQTLRFHWQEKELYIEINGATEKAMGDANLLYQVWMNLMTNAIKYSDIGGDIHINMQRVNEMVNITIQDYGVGMKPGEVGKVFERFYKGDQVRTPGNGSTGLGLAIVKKIIDLHNGEIDVESNPEEGTKVNVRLEAAR; via the coding sequence TTGAAAAGTTTTTATGTTCGCATCTTTCTTATTACGTTATCCGTCATGATGATCAGCAGCCTGCTCGCCTTTTTAATTAGCAATATGTATTACCAAGTTTCATTGAAACCGGAAAATGATGCGCAGATATCGGCTTTAGCCGAGAACATTCAACAGTATGCGGAGCATGAGGCAGACGGAGCTCCCTCTGTTTATTTTTCCCATGTCGGGGATTTGGGCTATCAACTCGTTTTGTTTGATGAGAATAAAAACATGAGCCAATTTGGAAGTGCGTTTCGGGATATGGCGTTACCGGAACACGAGATTGAAAACGTTCTTGCCGGCGGACAATACCATGGAGTATCCGAGCAGCCTGCAGGTTTTTTCACGACAGGTTTTTTTAATAATGAGCTAAGCAACACGATTGGCGTTCCGGTGGAAACGACAGAAGGGACTGGGGCGCTGTTTATTCGGCCGGATCATCAACAGCAACTTGGGGAATTTCGCATTTTCCTTGCCGTTTTACTCGGACTAACCGTTGTTTTAAGCTTTCTTTTTGTTGCGTTGGCTGCCCGTAGAATTGTAAAACCGGTCACTTCTTTAACGGAAGCGACAAAAAAAATTTCCGATGGTTTTTTTGATATTGAATTGAATGTCAAACGCAGAGATGAGATCGGACAGCTTGCCCAACACTTCACATCCATGAGCAAAGACCTTCGGCAGCTGGAAGCGATGCGCCAAGAATTTGTCTCCAATGTCTCCCATGAAATTCAGTCTCCACTCTCGACGATTCGCGGCATCACACAGACACTGCAGCAATCGGAATTGGAAAAGGAACAAAAGCAAAAGTACCTGCAGATCGTAGAAAAAGAAAGCACTCGACTCTCCACATTAAGCAAACAATTGCTCACGTTGTCTTACTTGGACAACGAAGAGAAAATCATCGATAAACACCCCGTTGATATCCAGCAACAACTCAAGGACATTATGCAAACGCTCCGTTTTCATTGGCAGGAGAAGGAATTGTATATTGAAATCAATGGAGCAACGGAAAAGGCGATGGGGGATGCGAACTTACTGTATCAAGTCTGGATGAATTTGATGACAAATGCGATTAAATATAGTGACATCGGTGGTGACATCCATATTAACATGCAACGGGTGAATGAAATGGTGAACATTACCATTCAAGACTATGGCGTCGGCATGAAACCGGGCGAAGTTGGAAAAGTATTCGAACGTTTTTATAAAGGTGACCAAGTGCGTACGCCGGGAAATGGCAGCACCGGTCTCGGACTCGCGATCGTGAAAAAAATCATCGACCTCCATAATGGAGAGATCGATGTGGAGAGTAACCCCGAAGAAGGGACAAAAGTGAACGTACGTTTAGAAGCAGCGAGGTAA
- a CDS encoding MFS transporter yields the protein MNFRVFVLAVSAFVVGMVELIIGGILPLIAEDLNVSVAAAGQLITIFALIFAISGPVLLSLTSKIERKRLYLSSLAVFFFANLLAYVSPNFEMLIVARVITAMSASLIIVLSLTIAPKIVKPAYRSRSIGIITMGVSSSLVLGVPIGVLIGDMFGWRMLFLLIALLTLVAGIIIFYFLEPIKPDHVTSLRQQMTSLKSKKIFSAHIVTLLILAGHYTLYGYFAPFLESTMQLEPFWVSVAFFVFGISAVTGGGVGGWLTDRVGPQRTVISFISLFAVILLLLPISTSSMLFPLVLVIWGMLSWSIAPAQQSYLIQTAPETSDIQQSVNTSALQFGIATGSGFGGLVVQQTSVEATAWAGSLLVILALGFALYSFRKPAGKLTPLGQD from the coding sequence ATGAATTTTCGTGTTTTTGTCCTTGCCGTATCAGCATTCGTCGTCGGCATGGTTGAATTGATTATAGGGGGAATATTGCCGTTGATCGCCGAAGATCTAAACGTTTCCGTTGCGGCGGCCGGCCAACTGATCACCATTTTTGCCCTCATTTTTGCCATATCTGGCCCTGTGTTGCTGTCTCTCACATCAAAAATCGAGCGCAAACGTTTATATTTAAGCTCGCTTGCCGTTTTCTTTTTCGCAAACCTCCTTGCTTACGTAAGCCCAAATTTTGAAATGCTGATTGTCGCTCGAGTGATAACGGCGATGAGTGCTTCTTTAATCATCGTTCTGTCGCTTACGATCGCGCCGAAAATCGTCAAACCTGCGTATCGTTCCCGCAGCATCGGGATCATTACGATGGGCGTGAGCTCTTCCCTCGTATTGGGTGTTCCGATCGGCGTATTGATCGGCGATATGTTTGGGTGGCGGATGCTCTTTCTATTAATCGCGCTGCTAACCTTGGTCGCGGGTATCATCATTTTTTATTTTCTGGAACCAATCAAACCTGATCATGTCACCTCTTTACGCCAACAAATGACATCATTGAAAAGTAAAAAAATCTTCAGTGCCCACATCGTCACATTATTGATCCTTGCCGGCCATTACACGCTTTATGGGTATTTTGCCCCGTTTCTGGAATCAACCATGCAGTTGGAACCGTTTTGGGTAAGCGTCGCCTTTTTCGTATTTGGGATATCCGCAGTCACCGGGGGCGGTGTCGGTGGGTGGTTAACAGACCGGGTTGGTCCGCAACGGACCGTGATTTCTTTTATTAGCTTGTTCGCGGTCATATTGTTACTCCTGCCGATCTCCACTTCATCCATGCTTTTTCCCCTCGTGCTTGTCATCTGGGGAATGTTAAGTTGGTCCATCGCGCCTGCGCAGCAAAGCTACCTAATTCAAACAGCGCCGGAAACATCGGATATCCAACAAAGTGTGAACACGTCCGCCTTGCAGTTCGGGATCGCAACCGGATCCGGGTTCGGTGGGCTTGTCGTCCAGCAAACATCCGTGGAAGCCACCGCATGGGCCGGGAGCTTGCTTGTGATACTGGCGCTCGGTTTTGCGCTTTATTCTTTTCGGAAACCGGCCGGAAAATTAACGCCTCTGGGTCAGGATTGA
- a CDS encoding zinc-binding alcohol dehydrogenase family protein, whose amino-acid sequence MKAVGFFESLPITDEKSLQDVEVEKPKAMGKDILVRVQAISVNPVDTKQRRGAPPAGSEPKILGWDVAGVIEEVGNDVELFSVGDKVFYAGSVTRQGGNSDYHLVDERIVGQKPESLDFAEAAALPLTTITAWEALFERMNLSIDPSANKGKSILIIGAAGGVGSIAVQLAKLAGLYVIGTASRKETANWAKDTGADKIISHYEAFRQQLEANVDYIFCLNNTDQHWENMGEVLAPQGHIVSIVEAEKNQDLNVLKNKSASFSYEFMFTRSMFETDDMIEQYLLLNEVSKLVDEGKIHTTLTDRGGPINAENLRAAHEKIESGKTIGKIVVENDE is encoded by the coding sequence ATGAAAGCAGTTGGATTTTTTGAAAGCCTTCCCATTACGGATGAAAAGAGTCTGCAAGATGTGGAAGTGGAAAAACCAAAAGCAATGGGTAAAGATATACTTGTTCGCGTGCAGGCGATTTCGGTGAACCCTGTGGACACGAAACAAAGACGCGGTGCCCCTCCGGCTGGTTCGGAGCCGAAAATTCTCGGATGGGATGTCGCCGGCGTTATTGAAGAAGTCGGTAACGATGTAGAACTTTTTTCGGTTGGCGATAAGGTTTTTTATGCGGGAAGCGTGACAAGGCAAGGAGGCAATAGCGACTATCACTTGGTCGATGAACGAATCGTCGGTCAAAAGCCCGAAAGCTTGGACTTTGCAGAAGCTGCCGCATTGCCGCTTACGACGATTACTGCTTGGGAAGCATTGTTTGAGCGCATGAATCTTTCGATCGATCCGTCCGCCAATAAAGGGAAAAGCATCTTGATTATCGGTGCCGCCGGCGGGGTCGGTTCGATTGCCGTGCAACTTGCGAAATTGGCAGGCTTATACGTCATCGGGACAGCTTCTCGAAAAGAAACCGCCAATTGGGCAAAGGACACCGGCGCCGACAAAATAATTAGCCATTACGAGGCATTCCGTCAGCAACTGGAAGCGAACGTCGATTACATTTTTTGCTTGAACAATACCGATCAACATTGGGAAAACATGGGGGAAGTTTTAGCACCGCAAGGCCATATCGTAAGTATTGTCGAAGCCGAAAAAAACCAAGACCTTAATGTACTTAAAAATAAAAGTGCTTCTTTTTCCTATGAGTTTATGTTTACGCGTTCGATGTTCGAGACGGATGACATGATCGAACAGTACCTCCTTTTAAACGAAGTCAGTAAGTTGGTTGACGAAGGGAAAATCCACACGACCTTAACGGATCGCGGGGGACCGATCAATGCTGAAAATCTTCGCGCTGCCCATGAAAAAATTGAAAGCGGGAAAACGATCGGAAAAATTGTAGTGGAGAATGATGAATAG
- the lhgO gene encoding L-2-hydroxyglutarate oxidase → MYDYIIIGGGIVGLSVSKAIHDRQPKAKILILEKEKEVAAHQTGHNSGVIHSGIYYKPGSLKAKFATAGNQSMKDFCRTYGILFETCGKVIVATRQEEIPVMERLYERGHQNGLAVEKLNREELEKVEPHVHGLAALRVPSAGIVDFKRVTETLAGIAEKKGGHVQLGAEVTGITEKADHVRVDTSKGSFSGTFMVNCAGLHSDRVARLAGYHTDVKIVPFRGEYYKLRADRRSLVNHLVYPVPNPDFPFLGVHFTRMVNGEVEAGPNAVPGLKREGYRKRDASLRDTTELLTYEGFWRIARQYAKTGMNEMARSFSKRTFVKGLQKLVPGVRAEDIVPAPAGVRAQALSSDGQLIDDFMFIKGKRSLHVCNAPSPAATASLEIGKEIVRQLD, encoded by the coding sequence ATGTACGATTACATCATTATCGGCGGTGGTATCGTAGGTCTTTCGGTGAGCAAAGCCATTCATGATCGGCAACCGAAAGCAAAAATACTTATTTTGGAAAAAGAAAAGGAGGTTGCCGCGCATCAAACCGGTCATAATAGCGGTGTGATTCACTCCGGCATTTATTATAAACCGGGAAGTCTGAAAGCAAAATTTGCAACGGCAGGCAATCAATCGATGAAAGATTTTTGTCGTACGTACGGCATTCTTTTTGAAACATGCGGCAAAGTGATTGTTGCGACCAGGCAAGAAGAGATTCCAGTTATGGAACGATTATATGAACGCGGGCATCAAAATGGGCTGGCCGTCGAAAAGTTGAATAGAGAGGAACTGGAGAAAGTAGAACCCCACGTTCATGGATTAGCCGCTCTTCGTGTACCGAGTGCCGGTATCGTTGATTTTAAAAGGGTGACAGAAACACTCGCAGGAATCGCCGAAAAAAAGGGCGGCCATGTGCAATTGGGTGCAGAAGTTACCGGTATCACCGAAAAAGCAGATCATGTACGTGTGGATACATCGAAAGGTTCTTTTAGCGGAACATTTATGGTTAATTGCGCCGGTCTGCATAGCGATCGTGTCGCCCGCTTGGCTGGGTATCATACGGATGTGAAAATCGTGCCATTTCGCGGGGAATATTACAAGTTAAGAGCTGACAGGCGCTCTCTAGTTAATCATTTAGTCTACCCTGTCCCGAATCCCGATTTTCCTTTTCTGGGGGTACATTTTACGCGGATGGTCAACGGGGAAGTGGAAGCCGGGCCGAATGCCGTTCCCGGATTAAAACGGGAAGGGTATCGGAAGCGGGACGCGAGCCTTCGCGATACGACTGAGCTCCTTACGTATGAAGGTTTTTGGCGAATTGCCCGGCAATATGCGAAAACCGGCATGAACGAAATGGCGCGGTCGTTTAGCAAGCGTACATTTGTAAAAGGTTTGCAGAAGTTGGTCCCCGGCGTGCGAGCGGAAGATATTGTCCCTGCTCCTGCCGGAGTTAGAGCCCAGGCTTTATCCAGCGACGGGCAGCTGATTGACGACTTCATGTTTATCAAAGGGAAAAGAAGCCTGCACGTTTGCAATGCCCCTTCCCCGGCCGCTACCGCGTCGTTGGAGATCGGGAAGGAAATCGTGAGGCAACTGGATTGA
- a CDS encoding PadR family transcriptional regulator: MKTEPKYIILGILTTDCRTGYEIKKLMDQSFQHFWKLSYGQIYPTLKKIVQEGLAEAHDIQQEGAPNRKEYHLTELGREELHQWLHAPVEELATHRNELLAKLFFARHLPTSVTIQHLQQYEERLKAQREVYQNMKKGLYASESEKADVDYWVFTLNCGIKTTSAAIDWCAETIELLERGGH, from the coding sequence ATGAAAACGGAACCCAAGTACATTATTTTAGGGATTTTAACGACGGATTGTCGCACGGGATATGAAATAAAGAAGCTAATGGACCAAAGTTTTCAGCATTTTTGGAAACTAAGTTACGGACAAATTTATCCAACGTTGAAAAAAATCGTACAGGAAGGATTAGCAGAAGCGCATGATATACAACAGGAAGGAGCGCCGAATCGCAAGGAATATCACCTCACGGAGTTAGGAAGGGAAGAACTTCATCAGTGGCTCCATGCACCTGTAGAGGAATTGGCCACCCATCGTAATGAATTGCTTGCGAAACTGTTCTTTGCCCGTCATTTGCCTACGTCGGTGACGATTCAACATTTGCAGCAGTATGAGGAACGATTAAAAGCACAACGAGAGGTCTATCAAAATATGAAAAAAGGGCTCTATGCGTCTGAAAGCGAGAAAGCCGATGTCGATTATTGGGTGTTCACGTTGAATTGCGGCATTAAAACCACATCAGCAGCTATTGACTGGTGTGCAGAAACGATTGAATTATTGGAAAGAGGAGGGCATTGA
- a CDS encoding DUF2306 domain-containing protein — MNYWKEEGIDVFVFIGSSCCRGLRGIVYVMDAVVFSKGQQAPPLYRMDFHNKYVHHQWNLRSSGLVQNLVRSVFDSRHFSFSLFLIFIAILSFSTAMYGLRVLKFKNHSGKHRQGLDWLIPATLLVSAVFMSIYGFILADSLLTWFPSLGVFLALSQMVYWWRQPRFRKSWVVEHLNGMLSCGIATITAFVVFGASRMFALDEAPIWLWFTPAIVITPLIFYFSVKEQRKWQKKNMDKPKAV, encoded by the coding sequence TTGAATTATTGGAAAGAGGAGGGCATTGATGTTTTCGTTTTCATTGGTTCTTCATGTTGTCGCGGGCTTCGTGGCATTGTTTACGTTATGGATGCCGTTGTTTTTTCGAAAGGGCAGCAAGCGCCACCGCTTTACCGGATGGATTTTCACAACAAGTATGTTCATCATCAGTGGAACCTCCGTTCATCTGGCCTTGTACAGAATCTGGTTCGATCCGTATTTGACAGCAGACATTTTTCATTTTCACTTTTTCTGATTTTCATTGCAATCTTAAGTTTTTCCACGGCCATGTACGGATTACGGGTGTTAAAATTTAAAAATCATAGTGGGAAACACCGGCAAGGACTTGATTGGTTGATTCCGGCCACTCTGTTAGTGAGCGCGGTTTTTATGAGCATTTATGGTTTTATACTTGCCGATTCTTTGCTCACCTGGTTTCCATCGCTGGGGGTTTTTTTGGCGTTATCTCAAATGGTTTATTGGTGGCGACAACCCCGTTTTCGAAAGAGTTGGGTCGTTGAACATCTGAACGGTATGCTCAGCTGTGGGATTGCGACGATAACGGCGTTTGTTGTATTTGGGGCGTCGCGCATGTTTGCCCTCGATGAAGCGCCTATTTGGTTATGGTTCACACCAGCGATAGTGATCACACCGTTGATTTTCTATTTTTCGGTCAAAGAGCAACGCAAATGGCAGAAAAAGAACATGGATAAACCGAAAGCCGTATGA
- a CDS encoding AAA family ATPase translates to MNHYAEKIRDIIDTVEKVVVGKRQAITLTLTALLARRHVLIEDVPGVGKTMLVRAMARATGADFKRIQFTPDLLPSDVTGVSIYNQHTREFEFRSGPVMSHILLADEINRTSPKTQSALLEAMEEGNVTVDGYTHELYEPFFVMATQNPIEHGGTYPLPEAQLDRFLFRITIGYPNQREELDMLERMEYGHPIDELSAVVDIRDVQQMQREVPSVFVSEAVKQYIVAIVRETRNLDQVELGVSPRGTIALLRAAQSYAYVQGVPYVRPDDVKLLAPYVLGHRLILESDVLAPQGQAQVLIERMLTRIAVPATRKDTVR, encoded by the coding sequence TTGAATCATTATGCTGAAAAAATACGCGATATCATAGATACAGTAGAAAAAGTGGTTGTCGGAAAGCGGCAAGCGATCACATTAACATTAACCGCGTTGCTCGCCCGCAGGCATGTGCTCATCGAGGATGTTCCCGGGGTGGGGAAAACGATGCTCGTAAGGGCGATGGCACGTGCGACGGGGGCAGACTTCAAACGGATTCAATTCACCCCTGACTTACTTCCTTCAGATGTAACAGGGGTCTCTATCTATAACCAACATACAAGAGAGTTTGAATTTCGGTCGGGTCCGGTGATGAGTCATATTTTGCTTGCAGATGAAATAAACCGGACATCGCCGAAAACACAGTCTGCACTTTTGGAAGCAATGGAAGAAGGCAATGTGACCGTCGATGGATACACGCACGAGTTATATGAGCCTTTTTTTGTCATGGCGACACAGAATCCGATTGAGCATGGAGGGACCTATCCGTTACCTGAAGCGCAGTTGGACCGCTTTTTATTTCGGATTACGATCGGTTATCCGAACCAAAGGGAAGAGCTAGACATGTTGGAACGTATGGAATATGGCCATCCCATTGACGAACTGTCGGCAGTTGTTGATATACGGGATGTCCAACAGATGCAAAGAGAAGTGCCGAGCGTATTTGTAAGTGAGGCGGTTAAACAATACATCGTTGCTATTGTCCGTGAAACGAGAAACCTCGATCAGGTGGAACTTGGCGTCAGTCCGAGAGGTACGATTGCACTGTTGCGTGCCGCCCAAAGCTATGCGTATGTACAAGGGGTGCCATACGTTCGCCCGGATGATGTGAAATTGTTGGCACCGTATGTTCTGGGGCACAGATTAATTTTGGAAAGTGACGTTCTCGCTCCTCAAGGACAAGCGCAAGTGCTGATCGAGCGCATGCTCACTCGGATCGCTGTGCCGGCGACAAGAAAGGATACAGTACGATGA
- a CDS encoding DUF58 domain-containing protein has product MKRRWRQAGRMIAVLFLLAILFWYAMVQGGFVSWFLFYSVSALLLAGFAMAAFPLRFLRAERSMTRRHLSQGETVKVQVSIYKTSRWPCFFVGIRDLVPHGLILESDSNAFFFMMFSREKIYSYLVKANKRGAYTYDVVHVESGDPFGFFKSEKYLSAASEMLVYPRIKALPFNLQNERGQRANTDRVGAKRINHEETSNFSGVREYVAGDRLSSIDWKVSARLGSLATKEFDMEEGKGFTILLDTRAESGQSFEAAVEWAAASVNGVFEKHSRLNFAALGAKPVVSPIGNDRAHMRQVMKELAKIEPSLPGGSGGALSERAPLPNTFRFLQTIIYAVPEMNTATLQEIKHLQQRGLNILVLYHEQEAFHFPLKRRGTQSFAMPG; this is encoded by the coding sequence ATGAAACGTAGATGGCGGCAGGCAGGACGTATGATTGCCGTACTTTTTCTGCTCGCGATCCTTTTTTGGTATGCGATGGTCCAGGGCGGTTTTGTGAGCTGGTTTCTTTTTTATAGCGTATCCGCATTATTGTTAGCGGGATTTGCGATGGCTGCTTTCCCCCTTCGCTTTTTGCGCGCGGAACGTTCAATGACACGTCGGCATCTATCCCAAGGGGAAACGGTTAAGGTGCAAGTAAGTATTTATAAAACGAGTCGCTGGCCATGTTTTTTTGTCGGGATTCGTGACCTTGTTCCCCATGGACTAATACTTGAAAGCGACTCGAATGCCTTCTTTTTCATGATGTTTTCACGGGAAAAAATCTACAGTTATCTTGTGAAAGCAAACAAACGCGGCGCATATACGTATGATGTTGTACATGTGGAAAGTGGAGATCCGTTTGGTTTTTTTAAAAGTGAAAAGTATCTATCTGCGGCGAGTGAAATGCTCGTGTATCCCCGTATCAAAGCCTTGCCTTTCAATCTTCAAAATGAGCGGGGGCAAAGAGCGAATACCGACCGCGTTGGCGCTAAAAGGATTAACCATGAGGAAACATCCAATTTTTCCGGTGTCCGTGAATATGTTGCGGGTGATCGTTTATCAAGCATCGATTGGAAAGTTTCTGCCCGTCTCGGAAGCCTGGCAACGAAAGAATTTGATATGGAAGAAGGGAAAGGGTTCACGATTTTACTCGATACACGAGCCGAAAGTGGACAAAGTTTTGAAGCGGCTGTCGAATGGGCGGCTGCCAGTGTAAATGGCGTGTTTGAAAAGCACTCACGTTTAAATTTTGCCGCTTTAGGCGCAAAACCCGTCGTTTCGCCAATTGGAAATGACCGCGCCCATATGCGCCAAGTGATGAAGGAACTCGCGAAAATTGAGCCCTCATTGCCGGGGGGTTCGGGGGGAGCTCTGAGTGAAAGGGCGCCTTTGCCGAATACGTTCCGTTTTTTACAAACGATCATCTATGCAGTGCCCGAAATGAACACTGCAACATTGCAAGAAATCAAGCATTTGCAGCAACGTGGACTCAATATTCTTGTTTTGTATCATGAGCAGGAGGCTTTTCATTTTCCTTTGAAACGACGTGGGACTCAATCATTCGCAATGCCGGGATAA